In the Amblyraja radiata isolate CabotCenter1 chromosome 12, sAmbRad1.1.pri, whole genome shotgun sequence genome, aatttgtcaatcccccccccccccctcccattatttagtttaaacccacacgtgtagccctagcaaacctgcctgccagaatgtcggtcccactccagttaaggtgtaacccgtcccttttgtacaggtcatctctaccccagaagagatcccagtggtctataaatctaaatccttgttgcctgcaccagcccctcagtcacacattcagatgccctatctccctgttcctgtcctcactagcacgaggtactggaagcaatgcagagataaccaccctagaagtcctgcttttaagtcttcttcctaactctctgaactcacgttggtgaacctccttcctcttcttcccattagccacaaggaagGGATTCAAGGAAGTTGCAAAATAATTGCAAAAATCATTTGGCCCTGATTTCACATTTGATAGTTGGATATATCAGTAACCCATGAAGGTCCTATGGAGGCAAATATGGCTTGCACCAATACATATCTTTCTCactcagttaacattaaaaaatagATTCAAAAGTAGATTATGAATCGGAAAGCTGGCATCATTAACAGCTACAATACATACGCAGAAAACAATTTCGAAATAATAGGGTTGTGTTTAATTATTATAAAGTTCTGAATGCTCTTGCAAAAAAGGAATTTGAGGGTGTGGTGCAAACATTTTATAGACATTTACAATAGCTGAACTCTACCTTTGTTGTGACAGGAAACATAATGTTCATAGATCTATTGAATTGCATCCAATGAAATAAAACTGTTTAACCATGAGTCAGTTTGTAGGCTTAGGCAAAAGCTTTGTCCATCAATGATTGATTGGAAATGAAGATTAAAAACCAGCATGTGCTGAAAGTCAGAATTAAAATCAACAACatttggaaacattcagcagacattatccgtggaaagagaagcaAGTGTAAGGTCAGAGATCTGTTGCCACAACTGGGAAAGTGAAAAAACAAGTtatagagaaacagtgtggaaacaggcccttcggcccactgagtccatgccaaccacggtcacctacacactagggacaatttgcagaagccaattaacctacaaacttgtacgtctttggagcgtgggaggaaaccgcagtacccggagaaaacccacacggtcacagagagaaaaaactccatacagacagcatccgtagtcaggatcaaacccaggtctttggtgctgtaaggcagcagttctactgctgcaccactgggccatcTAATTTTGTTATAGTGAAGGCAGGGGTGTGAGTTGGGGATGAATGAATTTCGTGTGGTGATAAATTGCTGACAAAACCATTTGTTTGTGAGATTATCGAGGGCAGTTGAAGAAAGAAACAAGAACAAAAGTCTTGTAAAAGCTGTGAAATACATGTAAAGATATACAAAATACCCATTAGATGCGGCATTATAAATGGAGATTGAGAActgaattaatattaaaatatatgAATCAGAACTAGCCAGTGTTGCTACAAACAGGGAAGcaagttatctgaaattgttcaaTTTCATATTCAAAATaataatgggcagcacagtggcacagctgatagagaatgctgcctcacaatgccagagtcctgggtttgatcccaacctctAGAGCTGTCTATGTGGAAGTTTGCATCACTCTGTGtctgtatgggtttcctccaggtgttccaatttcctcccacattccaaagtgtgcaggtttgtagattaattggcctctgtaaattcataCGCAATGACCACGAGCAGGTTTTTATTCATGGCCTCCTAGTACATGAGATGCTGGCGGTGAGGATTTTACAATATTCAGTTAACAGATGGTTCTCATGCAGTCTTATTTACCTTGCTTTGGATTAATATTTACAAACAATTAATTTGTCCAAAGCTTTAAGCCTAAGAGTAATATATTTTATAAACATACACTCCCCCTCCTCAATTATACCAATAAAATTCACAACCTGCAGTGTATGAGCATTTTACAGCCCTATTGCAGCACATGCCTTATCATGTGGCGTAGAACTCAGATCtaacttgattttttttcttatGCAGTTATGAGGTACATTAACTTTGACACTTATTTCAAGGCTAAGCATAATATTAATTGATTTCTGTACATGTTTGTATTCTGCATAATTTAAACCGTCAGTTGAACATCGTTCTACCGTTCACATTGGAATAATGTTCTACTCACCCATCTAACAATTAAAACAGCAGACAATGGCTCATATTTTGCAAGGATTGGGCATCACTCAGAATGCTCTTAAAGTTAAATGTGTTTTCACATGCTTAGGTTTTAATATTTTGTCCTCAAAGTTGTTGGAAGTGAAAAATGATAATGAGACAACCAGAATGACAGGGCATTTTGATGATTTTTCTGACTAATACAATAAATAAGATATCTCTAATAAATTTGTAAAGTAAGCAAATTAAGAGGAGAGTACACCAGTATGGGTGAATCGGGTAGTGAATGAAAAATAATGTGAAGAAAAGAAAGATTAGACTAAGAGTGagaagagaaagaaaaataaGGAAACAGTatgaaataaattaaatatatgTTTCAAAACCTCGAACACCAATTTATAAATTGAAGAATGGTGACCACATTTTTTATTATTCACTTTCTGGGCAAAGTACTTCAATTGGCTGACCATAAAAAAAAACCTTTCTATTAAAATAAGATTTTTATTACTAGTCTTTTTGGTGAATGTGATTGAAAATTAATGTAGTAATGAAGTAATTCCATTAAAGTCATAGCAAAGTTAAAGGTGAGATCATGTTTCTGAAGCCAGTTGTAGAATAGCAAATCGATAATAAAGTGTGATTCATTTCAATGTATGGTACATGTCTTTCTCACCTAAAACGTTGACAGTTTTGTACATGAATAATGGTGTCAGActggtgcagatgctggaaacgagCAAAAACCTGATATATGTCCTAGGGCTTTAGGGCTCCCAAACTGCTCACCTCACACTTGTGACGATTAAACTCTACCTGACATTTTTCAGTACAGTTCACTAACACCTGCAAGTTTTACACCATCCTCTTGCAAAATACATAGGGACTGGCATGATGTAAGATGTCAGCTTACCACTAGTCTCTCGTGAGAAAGTTGGGTTCAGGATGAAATATTGGTCTTGCTGGCCATGCCCACATCCTTTAGAGTGCAAAACTCTAATAAAATATTGACAGAGTGGGTTTCATTTGTTTGTAGGATTTATCATTTATGTGTCTTTGGATGCAAAAGTATAAACATGTCACACTTCATTGATTATCTTAATGCTGCTTTAGTCCTAATCAACATCTGTCACACAAACATATGCCTCTGCATTTCATTCTCACAGTACCTTTATTTGTTCCTTGTCTATTTGAGGTATGGAGTACTATAGAAGAAAACGATCATCACATGTATATTTCCATTATGCCACATAACCTTAATCTTTGAGACACTCTGTTTGAAAAGCAATTGGGTGTGCCAAGCAAATGGCACCATAGTAACTAACTAAGCTACAgaaaatatttgtttttgttGAATCAGACATAAGAAATAATGGACTATATATGTGATCTCAAAGCAATAAAAAATCTGAAATATGCTTAAAACATCTGACAACAAAGTAAAAATTGAAGGGATATCTTACAGTATTCTCACCTAACAGAAGGCCAAATATTCCTCCAGAGTTTCTAATCACACAAGATGAATTTAGATTTTCAAGGAATCTGAAGGAGAAAATAAGTAGGGTCATATCTAActctccactctcctcacctccactctcctcacctccacATTGGATGCATCAGATGGATCAAGTGTGGAGTACCCTGTTGAAGTCTTTCACTCATATTGAAGCTGTACACCACATTGGGCCCGAGAGAAAGGGCTGGCTGTCCGCACACACCTTTCAGTCTGACTTCTGGCTGCCCATCACGGTTGCAGTCTCAGATCTGCCTACAATTGAAATGAATCCCCAGATACACTCAGTTCCTCATGACATGAAATTTTCCATTGTGTATGCCAGCGACAGTGCAACACAGCACCCACTAGTATCATAGCCAGTTCTATAATCAACCTCTAAATTAAATTGTGACCCAACACACATGTCTGAATTAAGTTAGATATAGCAACTCTTACCAACAGCATTTCGATGTATGTCAAACACATCGATCTGCTATAAGATTGAGTTTTAAAACCTCTTAGTGTATGGGGTGTACTTATTTCTACTGCAAGATTCATATGGAATTTGATACCATTATATTCCATGCAAGGGATTTCTGAGCATTGCTTGTTCTTTATTCCAGGTTTGTCTTTAACGTTGAAGAGTTTTGAATGGCAGGGAGAATACTTCTGAACTATCATCTGCGCTCTACTGATTCAACAACCTCAATCACAAGACCTCCTGAATATGAGTCCCTGCAAACAGCTTCTGGTAATGCTAGTGGCTCTGGTGGTAAAAATGACAGTTGTCATTTTGATGAGGAGTTCAAATTCATCTTATTGCCAGTGTCCTATGGAACAGTGTGTGTGCTGGGCCTAATTCTTAATACAACAGCACTTTGGATGTTTGTGTGTAAGATGAGGCCATGGACTGCCAGTATAATCTACATGTTTAACCTGGCCATTTCAGATCTTCTATATGTGTTATCTCTGCCACTCCTTACATATTACTATGCCAATCGTAACGATTGGCCATTTGGGGTAGTCCTTTGTAAATTAACCCGCTTCCTCTTTTATGCCAACCTGTACTCCAGCATCCTTTTTCTTACCTGCATCAGTGTCCACAGGTACCTGGGTGTGTGCTACCCCATTCAATCACTCAAGTGGACGAAAGTGAAACGTGCCTGGATTGTGAGTATGCTGGTCTGGATTTCTGTCATCATCTGCCTCATCCCCAATTTACTGTTTGTCACAACAAGCAAGCGAGGTGATGACATACTCTGTCACGACACAACCCGCAGGGAGGATTTTCCACGGTACGTTTTGTACAGTTCTGCCATTATGGTGATTCTTTTTGTTATTCCCTTCTTCACCATTACCATCTGTTACAGCTTAATGACCAGAAAGTTGAGCAAAGCACATGGATCCAACTACAGCACAGCCTCATCCATTGTCAAGAACAAGGCCATTAAACTTATCATCATCGTGTTGCTGGTCTTTTTTCTGTGTTTTGTACCTTTTCACATCACAAGAACAATGTATTACACCTTCCGGGTACTCAAGAAGAACTGCCATGCACTTAATATTGTGAATTTCACATATAAAATCACAAGACCACTGGCCAGCATCAACAGCTGCATTGACCCTATTTTGTACTTCCTGGCTGGAGACAATTATCGAGGAAAATTTGCGCTTGCTACATGGAGACGAAAAGCTCGCGTTCAACGATCAGTTTCAAACAAAATGCGTGAGCGCAAAATACACAAGCAATCAGTGGTCAGAAATATCTCTGTCTATTCTGTCACCTTGGACCAGGAATCTgtttgagttaagggcctgtcccacttggacgacctaatccacgagtttagaagaccctagatgacttgaaaaaaatgtcatgttgactcGCTGAAGTAAAAGACCACCTACcacctcctacaactatgtctacgacctcctacgactatgtctatgtcTAGACCTCTTACGACTATGTGTACGATCTCCTAtaactatgtctatgacctcctacgacccccctcgacctcagtcttccacacctaagaccaactacgactagcttcgAGTGGAAATGattacatgataaaatgatgtcatgtttgcattttttttctcaggccagttaccgacctacgactacctacgactacctacaaatatctacgactaccatcacaacctactacgacctacctatgagtaaaaagtatcatttttttccatgccaaccattttTTTACATGTGGACATAttgtatcaggctggaaaaaacgccgcgacttaCTTGAGGTCACGAGCacgtggagaccactcacgagcacgaggaagagttacgaatgacctcctacgacctcgtggcgaccatgctgcgagtatgagtcaagggcaaactcggcagagttcgccaattaggtcgtgaaagtgagacaggggctttagagtGTCAAGTTTCACTTCTTTTTTAGTTCAGTGATCCATTCAGATAGAATCATATTATTGGTTCAGAGTCTCTGCCAAAGCATAGTGATAGATTTTGGGCAGAACTGATATCCACATTGAAACAATGACTGCCCAAACCCaccaaggtagccggttcgaatcccgcttggagtgcatactgtcgttgtgtccttgggcaagacacttccccacctttgcctgtgtgtgaatgtgtgtgagtgattggtggtggtcggaggggccgtaggcgcagattagcagccacgcttccgtcagtctgccccagggcagctgtggctacagaagtagctcaccaccaccgagtgtgactgaggaatgtatgaataatgcgatgtaaagcgccttgagtattctagaaaggtgctatataaatcccatccattattattattattattattattattattattattattattaatattattattattattaccttgctAACTTAGGTGGCCAGTGACTGTCGTAACCAGACAGTACACTGTGCAGCTGAGAAAAGGAAATCAGTGGCATTGGGAGTCCTTTGTGAGACTTGTATCCTACATTTGAACAAATTCCTTGCATTTCTGGGCTGCTTTGCCCAATTGACATGGAATCCAAAATATGAAAGGGATGAAAGAAAATGCAAATGAATTTGAATGAAAGCACATATCTTCAGTCATTACCCTTTTTTAGGGGAAACAATTATTTTTTCGATTTCACCCTTTGAGAATATTTTTTCTGGTAATGGTGTAATATTAAATGCAGTGTTTCAAGGTTACAGCAATGCCGAAAATATTTTAATCAAGTATTGTGTTAAGCTTTACACCATATTTTGGTAcatatttcaaactatatttggaTTCATATCTTGTGATATTTATTTAGATTGTTAGGTTAGACTTTTGTACTTTAGAACACCTGATCCAGTTATTTATTTATCTGCTTATAGCATGGTATTTTATTTTGCAATTGACTTGTCTGCTTTAGGAATATGAAATAATCATTCGTAAGTGGAGTAAAATCAATAAAAATACTTTGTGTCTGCCATTTTACCATAGCGACAATCAAATCTGGTGGCCTGTTTAAGAAATCTGATGCACAGCAATTGGATGCTACTATATGGAGCTATTTCCATTCTCTGAAATTCTACTGCTGGAATAAGACCATTGACTCTAGATGTCTAATCAGGCCAAATTCTTGCTAGGTCAAAGACAGTATAAAACTGAAGCTGAGCTGGATCTTTGTCATTCAATCATTATGGCCTATATTTGCACTGAGCACAATATTGAAATTAGATCCTTATCTTAGCTGATATAAAATTAATGGGGGAAAAATTATCGGTGAagtgtttaaccatataaccatataacaattacagcacggaaacaggcaatctcggccctacaagtccgtgccgaacaacttttttcccttagtcccacctgcctgcactcataccataaccctccattcccttctcatccatatgcctatccaatttatttttaaacgataccaacgaacctgccgccaccacttccactggaagctcattccacaccgctaccactctctgagtaaagaagttccccctcatgttacccctaaacttctgtcccttaattctgaagtcatgtcctcttgtttgaatcttccctattctcaaagggaaaagcttgatcacatcaactctgtctatccctcccatcattttaaagacctctatcaagtccccccttaaccttctgcgctccagagaataaagacctaacttattcaacctatctctgtaacttagttgttgaaacccaggcaacattctagtaaatctcctctgtactctctctattttgttgacatccttcctataattgggcgaccaaaattgtacaccatactccagatttggtctcaccaatgccttgtacaattttaacattacatcccagctcctatactcaatgctctgatttataaaggctagcataccaaaagctttctttaccaccctatctatatgagattccaccttcaaggaactatgcacggttattcccagatccctctgttcaactgtattcttcaattccctaccatttatcatgtacgtcctattttgatttgtcctgccaaggtgtaacacctcacatttatcagcattaaactccatctgccatctttcagcccatttttccaaatggcctaaatcactctgtagactttggaaatcctcttcattatccacaacaccccctatcttggtatcatctgcatacttactaatccaatttaccaccccttcatccagatcattgatgtacatgacaaacaacaaaggacccaacacagatccctaaggcaccccactagtcacctgcctccaacccgacaaacagccatccaccattaccctctggcttctcccattcagccactgctgaatccatcttgctattcctgcatttatacccaacagtttaaccttcttaaccaaccttccatgaggaaccttgtcaaagtccatatagacaacatccactgctttaccctcgacaatttccctagtaacctcttcaaaaaattcaagaagattagtcaaacatgaccttccaggcacaaatccatgttgactgttcctaatcagaccctgtttatccagatgcttata is a window encoding:
- the p2ry4 gene encoding P2Y purinoceptor 4, which produces MAGRILLNYHLRSTDSTTSITRPPEYESLQTASGNASGSGGKNDSCHFDEEFKFILLPVSYGTVCVLGLILNTTALWMFVCKMRPWTASIIYMFNLAISDLLYVLSLPLLTYYYANRNDWPFGVVLCKLTRFLFYANLYSSILFLTCISVHRYLGVCYPIQSLKWTKVKRAWIVSMLVWISVIICLIPNLLFVTTSKRGDDILCHDTTRREDFPRYVLYSSAIMVILFVIPFFTITICYSLMTRKLSKAHGSNYSTASSIVKNKAIKLIIIVLLVFFLCFVPFHITRTMYYTFRVLKKNCHALNIVNFTYKITRPLASINSCIDPILYFLAGDNYRGKFALATWRRKARVQRSVSNKMRERKIHKQSVVRNISVYSVTLDQESV